A section of the Mangifera indica cultivar Alphonso chromosome 12, CATAS_Mindica_2.1, whole genome shotgun sequence genome encodes:
- the LOC123193545 gene encoding glycerol-3-phosphate dehydrogenase SDP6, mitochondrial: MSSTRIRRLGPAIAAAAGGTAILLSAPSLSGNDRGNSSSLDVIRRQINDSNGVVPSRAVQESSLIAAHSANPLDILVIGGGATGSGVALDAATRGLRVGLVEREDFSSGTSSRSTKLIHGGVRYLEKAVFNLDYGQLKLVFHALEERKQVIDNAPHLCNALPCMTPCFDWFEAVYYWMGLKMYDLVAGPRLLHLSRYYSAQESTELFPTLARKGKDRNLRGTVVYYDGQMNDSRLNVGLACTAALAGAVVLNHAEVISLIKDEASERIIGARIRNNLSGKEFDTYAKVIVNAAGPFCDAVRKMADKNVQAIICPSSGVHIILPDYYSPEGMGLIVPKTKDGRVVFMLPWLGRTIAGTTDSSASITFLPEPHEDEIQFILDAISDYLNIKVRRTDVLSAWSGIRPLAMDPSAKNTESISRDHVVSEDYPGLVTITGGKWTTYRSMAEDAVNAAIKSGKLSPSNGCLTHNLRLIGGDGWEPSHFTVLAQQYVRMKRTYGGKVVPGVMDTAASKHLSHAYGTLAENVATIAQNEGLGKKLAHGYPFLEAEVAYCARYEYCESAVDFIARRSRLAFLDTDAAGRALPRVIEILAKEHNWDKSRQKQEFEKSKEFLETFKSSKNAQFHDGKHK; encoded by the exons ATGTCGTCCACTCGCATTCGCCGTCTCGGCCCCGCAATCGCAGCCGCGGCCGGCGGCACCGCGATTCTACTGAGCGCTCCCTCGCTCTCCGGAAACGACCGTGGAAATTCTTCCTCGCTCGACGTAATCAGGCGTCAGATCAACGACTCAAACGGTGTCGTTCCGTCCCGAGCCGTTCAGGAATCTTCTTTGATCGCCGCTCACTCTGCTAATCCGCTTGACATTCTCGTAATCGGAGGTGGTGCCACCGGCTCAGGCGTGGCTCTTGACGCTGCCACGCGAGGCCTCCGCGTTGGACTCGTTGAAAGAGAAGATTTCTCGTCCGGTACGTCTTCACGATCAACGAAGCTGATTCACGGAG GAGTCCGCTACTTAGAGAAAGCTGTCTTTAACCTAGACTATGGGCAATTGAAGCTCGTATTTCATGCACTTGAGGAGCGTAAACAGGTTATTGACAATGCACCACATCTCTGCAATGCTTTGCCTTGCATGACACCCTGTTTTGACTGGTTTGAGGCAGTATACTACTGGATGGGCTTGAAAATGTACGATTTGGTCGCAGGACCACGCCTGTTACATCTATCTAGATATTATTCTGCACAAGAGTCTACTGAGCTCTTCCCCACTCTTGCTAGGAAGGGTAAAGATAGAAACTTGAGGGGCACGGTGGTTTACTATGATGGGCAGATGAATGACTCACGTCTTAATGTTGGATTAGCATGCACTGCTGCATTAGCTGGTGCAGTGGTGCTTAACCATGCAGAAGTTATATCCCTTATTAAGGATGAGGCTAGCGAACGGATAATTGGTGCTCGAATTCGAAACAACTTATCAG GCAAAGAATTTGACACGTATGCGAAAGTCATTGTGAATGCGGCTGGGCCATTTTGTGATGCAGTTAGGAAAATGGCTGACAAAAATGTGCAAGCTATAATCTGTCCAAGCAGTGGTGTTCATATTATTCTACCTGATTACTATTCTCCTGAAGGAATGGGTTTGATTGTTCCTAAAACCAAGGATGGACGTGTAGTTTTCATGTTGCCATGGCTGGGAAGAACTATTGCTGGCACGACAGATTCTAGCGCTAGCATAACTTTCCTTCCAGAACCACATGAAGATGAGATTCAGTTTATACTTGATGCCATAAGTGATTACCTAAATATAAAG GTACGACGCACAGATGTTCTTTCTGCTTGGAGCGGTATTCGACCATTGGCAATGGACCCATCAGCAAAGAATACTGAGAGTATCTCCAGGGATCATGTTGTATCTGAAGATTATCCAGGTTTGGTTACGATTACTGGTGGAAAGTGGACAACATACCGAAG CATGGCAGAAGATGCAGTTAATGCCGCTATAAAGTCTGGAAAGTTGAGTCCGAGCAATGGATGCTTAACTCATAACCTGCGGCTTATTGGTGGAGATGGATGGGAACCATCACATTTCACTGTTCTTGCTCAACAATATGTACGCATGAAAAGGACATATGGTGGTAAAGTTGTTCCAGGGGTTATGGACACTGCTGCCTCAAAGCATCTGTCCCATGCATATGGCACCTTGGCAGAAAATGTCGCTACCATAGCTCAG AATGAAGGTTTGGGAAAGAAGCTTGCTCATGGATACCCTTTTCTAGAGGCTGAGGTTGCATACTGTGCTCGATATGAATACTGTGAATCTGCTGTAGATTTCATTGCTAGGAGATCTCGGCTTGCATTCCTTGACACTGATGCAGCAGGCAGGGCATTGCCACGCGTGATTGAGATATTAGCCAAGGAGCACAATTGGGATAAGTCAAGGCAGAAGCAAGAGTTTGAAAAGAGTAAAGAATTCTTGGAGACCTTTAAATCCTCAAAAAACGCTCAGTTCCATGATGGGAAGCACAAATA g
- the LOC123192243 gene encoding vacuolar protein-sorting-associated protein 33 homolog isoform X3, with protein MRDLFSVAGTDSRSLKRSSTSMAQIPNLDNAPINLKSIREQSQRELVNILKNIRGKKCLVIDPKLSGSLSSIVPTSTLKEYGIELWLLSAEPVQTDCAKVVYFVRPQLDLMRFISFHIRDDTSKGLQREYFLYFVPRHTVACEKILEEEKVHDKITIGEYPLYMVPLDEDVLSFELDLALKEWQVDGDASSLWHIAKAIHKLEFTFGLIPNVRAKGKASVHVADILNHMQAEEPVSLSDMSVPEINTLILIDREVDMVTAMCSQLTYEGLLDEFLHINNGSVELDASIMGMQQQEGKKIKIPLNSSDKLFKEIWDLNFEVVGQVLRQKATSMKQDYTEVTTTSQTVSELKDFVKKLNSLPEMTRHINLAQHLSKFTSKPSFLGQLDMEHTIIEAQSYDICFEHIEEIIHKQEPLNKVLRLLILFSVTNSGLPKKQFDYLRRELLHSYGFEHMATLNNLEKAGLLKKQESKSNWLTIKRALQLVVEDTDSANPNDISYVFSGYAPLSIRLVQNAVRSGWRPMEEILKLLPGPQMESKRGAFSSNPSSDMLQGALGSVDKLADGRRSLVLVVFIGGVTFAEIAALRFLSAQAALLK; from the exons ATGCGGGATTTATTTTCAGTCGCGGGGACAGATAGCAGAAGCTTAAAGAGATCATCGACATCAATGGCGCAAATTCCAAACTTGGACAATGCTCCGATAAATCTCAAATCAATCAG AGAGCAGTCTCAGAGAGAGCTCGTAAACATTCTAAAAAAT ATTCGAGGCAAGAAGTGTTTGGTCATTGATCCGAAACTTAGCGGCTCACTTTCTTCGATCGTGCCTACATCTACGCTTAAG GAGTATGGCATCGAATTGTGGCTTCTTTCAGCTGAACCGGTTCAGACTGATTGTGCCAAGGTGGTTTATTTTGTTCGTCCACAGCTTGATTTGATGAGGTTTATCAGTTTTCATATACGTGATGATACTTCAAAAGGACTTCAAAGAGAgtactttctttattttgttccACGCCATACAGTTGCCTGTGAGAAG ATACTCGAGGAGGAGAAAGTACATGACAAGATTACCATAGGGGAGTATCCACTTTACATGGTTCCACTGGATGAGGATGTATTGTCATTTGAACTTGACCTTGCTCTCAAA GAATGGCAAGTTGACGGTGATGCAAGTTCACTTTGGCATATTGCAAAAGCTATTCACAAGCTCGAG TTTACTTTTGGATTAATACCAAATGTGAGGGCCAAAGGAAAAGCATCAGTACATGTTGCTGATATTCTAAATCACATGCAAGCAGAGGAACCGGTTTCTTTATCTGAT ATGAGTGTGCCAGAGATAAATACACTCATTCTAATTGATAGGGAG GTTGACATGGTTACTGCCATGTGTTCTCAATTAACATATGAAGGGCTGTTGGATGAG TTTCTGCATATCAACAATGGTTCTGTGGAGCTCGATGCCTCAATCATGGGCATGCAACaacaagaaggaaaaaagatCAAAATTCCACTTAATTCAAG TGACAAACTATTCAAGGAGATATGGGATCTCAACTTTGAAGTTGTTGGCCAG GTTCTACGTCAAAAGGCAACATCCATGAAGCAAGACTACACTGAAGTGACTACTACA TCCCAGACAGTTTCGGAACTAAAAGACTTTGTCAAAAAGCTCAACTCATTGCCAGAAATGACT AGGCACATAAATCTTGCTCAGCATCTATCAAAATTCACATCAAAGCCGTCGTTTCTTGGACAACTTGACATGGAACACACAATCATCGAGGCTCAGAGTTATGACAT ATGTTTTGAGCACATAGAAGAAATTATCCATAAGCAGGAACCTCTTAACAAAGTATTGCGGCTTCTGATCTTATTTTCTGTTACAAATTCAGGGTTGCCCAAGAAGCAATTTGATTATCTGAG GAGGGAGCTACTCCACAGTTATGGATTTGAGCACATGGCTACATTAAACAATTTAGAGAAAGCCGGATTGCTCAAAAAACAG GAGTCAAAAAGCAACTGGCTGACAATCAAGCGTGCTCTGCAACTTGTAGTTGAAGATACTGATTCAGCAAA CCCCAATGATATTTCTTATGTCTTTTCCGGATATGCACCACTTAGTATTCGCCTTGTTCAGAATGCTGTTCGATCTGGATG GCGCCCTATGGAAGAAATTTTGAAGCTGTTACCTGGACCACAAATGGAATCGAAGAGA ggtgCGTTCTCAAGCAATCCATCATCTGACATGTTGCAGGGGGCCCTCGGCTCCGTGGACAA ATTAGCTGATGGGAGACGCTCTCTAGTACTTGTAGTCTTCATTGGAGGAGTAACATTTGCAGAAATTGCCGCTCTTCGGTTTCTCAGTGCACAG GCAGCTCTGTTAAAATGA
- the LOC123192243 gene encoding vacuolar protein-sorting-associated protein 33 homolog isoform X2 produces MRDLFSVAGTDSRSLKRSSTSMAQIPNLDNAPINLKSIREQSQRELVNILKNIRGKKCLVIDPKLSGSLSSIVPTSTLKEYGIELWLLSAEPVQTDCAKVVYFVRPQLDLMRFISFHIRDDTSKGLQREYFLYFVPRHTVACEKILEEEKVHDKITIGEYPLYMVPLDEDVLSFELDLALKEWQVDGDASSLWHIAKAIHKLEFTFGLIPNVRAKGKASVHVADILNHMQAEEPVSLSDVDMVTAMCSQLTYEGLLDEFLHINNGSVELDASIMGMQQQEGKKIKIPLNSSDKLFKEIWDLNFEVVGQVLRQKATSMKQDYTEVTTTSQTVSELKDFVKKLNSLPEMTRHINLAQHLSKFTSKPSFLGQLDMEHTIIEAQSYDICFEHIEEIIHKQEPLNKVLRLLILFSVTNSGLPKKQFDYLRRELLHSYGFEHMATLNNLEKAGLLKKQESKSNWLTIKRALQLVVEDTDSANPNDISYVFSGYAPLSIRLVQNAVRSGWRPMEEILKLLPGPQMESKRGAFSSNPSSDMLQGALGSVDKLADGRRSLVLVVFIGGVTFAEIAALRFLSAQEGMAYDLIVGTTKIVSGNSLAETFIEKSI; encoded by the exons ATGCGGGATTTATTTTCAGTCGCGGGGACAGATAGCAGAAGCTTAAAGAGATCATCGACATCAATGGCGCAAATTCCAAACTTGGACAATGCTCCGATAAATCTCAAATCAATCAG AGAGCAGTCTCAGAGAGAGCTCGTAAACATTCTAAAAAAT ATTCGAGGCAAGAAGTGTTTGGTCATTGATCCGAAACTTAGCGGCTCACTTTCTTCGATCGTGCCTACATCTACGCTTAAG GAGTATGGCATCGAATTGTGGCTTCTTTCAGCTGAACCGGTTCAGACTGATTGTGCCAAGGTGGTTTATTTTGTTCGTCCACAGCTTGATTTGATGAGGTTTATCAGTTTTCATATACGTGATGATACTTCAAAAGGACTTCAAAGAGAgtactttctttattttgttccACGCCATACAGTTGCCTGTGAGAAG ATACTCGAGGAGGAGAAAGTACATGACAAGATTACCATAGGGGAGTATCCACTTTACATGGTTCCACTGGATGAGGATGTATTGTCATTTGAACTTGACCTTGCTCTCAAA GAATGGCAAGTTGACGGTGATGCAAGTTCACTTTGGCATATTGCAAAAGCTATTCACAAGCTCGAG TTTACTTTTGGATTAATACCAAATGTGAGGGCCAAAGGAAAAGCATCAGTACATGTTGCTGATATTCTAAATCACATGCAAGCAGAGGAACCGGTTTCTTTATCTGAT GTTGACATGGTTACTGCCATGTGTTCTCAATTAACATATGAAGGGCTGTTGGATGAG TTTCTGCATATCAACAATGGTTCTGTGGAGCTCGATGCCTCAATCATGGGCATGCAACaacaagaaggaaaaaagatCAAAATTCCACTTAATTCAAG TGACAAACTATTCAAGGAGATATGGGATCTCAACTTTGAAGTTGTTGGCCAG GTTCTACGTCAAAAGGCAACATCCATGAAGCAAGACTACACTGAAGTGACTACTACA TCCCAGACAGTTTCGGAACTAAAAGACTTTGTCAAAAAGCTCAACTCATTGCCAGAAATGACT AGGCACATAAATCTTGCTCAGCATCTATCAAAATTCACATCAAAGCCGTCGTTTCTTGGACAACTTGACATGGAACACACAATCATCGAGGCTCAGAGTTATGACAT ATGTTTTGAGCACATAGAAGAAATTATCCATAAGCAGGAACCTCTTAACAAAGTATTGCGGCTTCTGATCTTATTTTCTGTTACAAATTCAGGGTTGCCCAAGAAGCAATTTGATTATCTGAG GAGGGAGCTACTCCACAGTTATGGATTTGAGCACATGGCTACATTAAACAATTTAGAGAAAGCCGGATTGCTCAAAAAACAG GAGTCAAAAAGCAACTGGCTGACAATCAAGCGTGCTCTGCAACTTGTAGTTGAAGATACTGATTCAGCAAA CCCCAATGATATTTCTTATGTCTTTTCCGGATATGCACCACTTAGTATTCGCCTTGTTCAGAATGCTGTTCGATCTGGATG GCGCCCTATGGAAGAAATTTTGAAGCTGTTACCTGGACCACAAATGGAATCGAAGAGA ggtgCGTTCTCAAGCAATCCATCATCTGACATGTTGCAGGGGGCCCTCGGCTCCGTGGACAA ATTAGCTGATGGGAGACGCTCTCTAGTACTTGTAGTCTTCATTGGAGGAGTAACATTTGCAGAAATTGCCGCTCTTCGGTTTCTCAGTGCACAG GAAGGGATGGCGTATGATTTAATTGTCGGAACCACGAAAATTGTTAGTGGCAATAGCTTGGCAGAAACATTCATAGAGAAATCTATTTGA
- the LOC123192243 gene encoding vacuolar protein-sorting-associated protein 33 homolog isoform X1 — protein sequence MRDLFSVAGTDSRSLKRSSTSMAQIPNLDNAPINLKSIREQSQRELVNILKNIRGKKCLVIDPKLSGSLSSIVPTSTLKEYGIELWLLSAEPVQTDCAKVVYFVRPQLDLMRFISFHIRDDTSKGLQREYFLYFVPRHTVACEKILEEEKVHDKITIGEYPLYMVPLDEDVLSFELDLALKEWQVDGDASSLWHIAKAIHKLEFTFGLIPNVRAKGKASVHVADILNHMQAEEPVSLSDMSVPEINTLILIDREVDMVTAMCSQLTYEGLLDEFLHINNGSVELDASIMGMQQQEGKKIKIPLNSSDKLFKEIWDLNFEVVGQVLRQKATSMKQDYTEVTTTSQTVSELKDFVKKLNSLPEMTRHINLAQHLSKFTSKPSFLGQLDMEHTIIEAQSYDICFEHIEEIIHKQEPLNKVLRLLILFSVTNSGLPKKQFDYLRRELLHSYGFEHMATLNNLEKAGLLKKQESKSNWLTIKRALQLVVEDTDSANPNDISYVFSGYAPLSIRLVQNAVRSGWRPMEEILKLLPGPQMESKRGAFSSNPSSDMLQGALGSVDKLADGRRSLVLVVFIGGVTFAEIAALRFLSAQEGMAYDLIVGTTKIVSGNSLAETFIEKSI from the exons ATGCGGGATTTATTTTCAGTCGCGGGGACAGATAGCAGAAGCTTAAAGAGATCATCGACATCAATGGCGCAAATTCCAAACTTGGACAATGCTCCGATAAATCTCAAATCAATCAG AGAGCAGTCTCAGAGAGAGCTCGTAAACATTCTAAAAAAT ATTCGAGGCAAGAAGTGTTTGGTCATTGATCCGAAACTTAGCGGCTCACTTTCTTCGATCGTGCCTACATCTACGCTTAAG GAGTATGGCATCGAATTGTGGCTTCTTTCAGCTGAACCGGTTCAGACTGATTGTGCCAAGGTGGTTTATTTTGTTCGTCCACAGCTTGATTTGATGAGGTTTATCAGTTTTCATATACGTGATGATACTTCAAAAGGACTTCAAAGAGAgtactttctttattttgttccACGCCATACAGTTGCCTGTGAGAAG ATACTCGAGGAGGAGAAAGTACATGACAAGATTACCATAGGGGAGTATCCACTTTACATGGTTCCACTGGATGAGGATGTATTGTCATTTGAACTTGACCTTGCTCTCAAA GAATGGCAAGTTGACGGTGATGCAAGTTCACTTTGGCATATTGCAAAAGCTATTCACAAGCTCGAG TTTACTTTTGGATTAATACCAAATGTGAGGGCCAAAGGAAAAGCATCAGTACATGTTGCTGATATTCTAAATCACATGCAAGCAGAGGAACCGGTTTCTTTATCTGAT ATGAGTGTGCCAGAGATAAATACACTCATTCTAATTGATAGGGAG GTTGACATGGTTACTGCCATGTGTTCTCAATTAACATATGAAGGGCTGTTGGATGAG TTTCTGCATATCAACAATGGTTCTGTGGAGCTCGATGCCTCAATCATGGGCATGCAACaacaagaaggaaaaaagatCAAAATTCCACTTAATTCAAG TGACAAACTATTCAAGGAGATATGGGATCTCAACTTTGAAGTTGTTGGCCAG GTTCTACGTCAAAAGGCAACATCCATGAAGCAAGACTACACTGAAGTGACTACTACA TCCCAGACAGTTTCGGAACTAAAAGACTTTGTCAAAAAGCTCAACTCATTGCCAGAAATGACT AGGCACATAAATCTTGCTCAGCATCTATCAAAATTCACATCAAAGCCGTCGTTTCTTGGACAACTTGACATGGAACACACAATCATCGAGGCTCAGAGTTATGACAT ATGTTTTGAGCACATAGAAGAAATTATCCATAAGCAGGAACCTCTTAACAAAGTATTGCGGCTTCTGATCTTATTTTCTGTTACAAATTCAGGGTTGCCCAAGAAGCAATTTGATTATCTGAG GAGGGAGCTACTCCACAGTTATGGATTTGAGCACATGGCTACATTAAACAATTTAGAGAAAGCCGGATTGCTCAAAAAACAG GAGTCAAAAAGCAACTGGCTGACAATCAAGCGTGCTCTGCAACTTGTAGTTGAAGATACTGATTCAGCAAA CCCCAATGATATTTCTTATGTCTTTTCCGGATATGCACCACTTAGTATTCGCCTTGTTCAGAATGCTGTTCGATCTGGATG GCGCCCTATGGAAGAAATTTTGAAGCTGTTACCTGGACCACAAATGGAATCGAAGAGA ggtgCGTTCTCAAGCAATCCATCATCTGACATGTTGCAGGGGGCCCTCGGCTCCGTGGACAA ATTAGCTGATGGGAGACGCTCTCTAGTACTTGTAGTCTTCATTGGAGGAGTAACATTTGCAGAAATTGCCGCTCTTCGGTTTCTCAGTGCACAG GAAGGGATGGCGTATGATTTAATTGTCGGAACCACGAAAATTGTTAGTGGCAATAGCTTGGCAGAAACATTCATAGAGAAATCTATTTGA
- the LOC123192242 gene encoding U-box domain-containing protein 14 produces the protein MGLTNPGPELLSRLVNSVKEVSELPECTNMFKKMHGNLVRRIKLLSPLFEELSDSNKELGEEEIKGLELLSVALDSSVQLLKSIYEGSKIYQCLQRDKISAQFQEMTEQIEAALSEIPYDRFDLLEEVQEQIELVHIQFKRAKGRPDSPDVQLELDLEIAQKEKDPDHTVLKGLSEKLQLRTINDLKKESLAFHELVISSGGDLGEYLEDVSTLLKKLKDLALSENPELGISDGEKGLIKHRSPVIPDDFRCPISLELMKDPVIVSTGQTYERSCIQKWLDAGHKTCPKTQQTLLHTALTPNYVLKSLIALWCESNGVELPKNQGTCRSKKPGSSVSECDRAAIVALLDKLACGKLEEQRAAAGELRLLAKRNADNRVCIAEAGAIPLLVELLSSTDPRTQEHAVTALLNLSINDTNKGTIVNAGAIPDIVDVLKNGSMEARENAAATLFSLSVLDENKVSIGAAGAIPALIKLLCEGTPRGKKDAATAIFNLSIYQGNKARAVRAGIVPPLMRYLKDAGGGMVDEALAILAILASHQEGKTAIGLVEPIPVLIDVIKTGSPRNRENASAILWSLCTGDLEQLKIAREHDAEEALKELLESGTDRAKRKAGSILELLQRSDVVTQIS, from the exons ATGGGACTCACAAATCCAGGGCCCGAGTTACTGAGTCGACTGGTTAACTCAGTAAAGGAGGTTTCCGAGTTACCCGAGTGCACAAACATGTTCAAGAAAATGCATGGGAATTTGGTGCGTAGAATCAAGCTGTTGAGTCCTTTATTTGAGGAATTAAGTGATAGCAATAAAGAGCTTGGTGAAGAAGAGATAAAAGGCTTGGAACTGTTGAGTGTTGCTCTGGATTCGTCTGTTCAGCTTCTCAAATCGATCTATGAAGGGAGCAAGATATATCAG TGCTTGCAAAGGGACAAGATTTCAGCACAATTTCAGGAAATGACTGAACAAATTGAAGCAGCATTAAGCGAGATCCCTTAtgatagatttgatttattGGAGGAAGTTCAAGAACAG ATTGAACTTGTGCACATTCAATTCAAAAGAGCGAAAGGAAGACCTGACTCACCTGATGTACAACTGGAACTTGATTTAGAAATAGCACAGAAAGAAAAAGACCCCGATCATACAGTGCTAAAAGGACTTTCAGAAAAGCTGCAACTTAGAACTatcaatgatttaaaaaaagagtCCCTTGCTTTCCATGAATTGGTCATTTCAAGTGGTGGAGATCTTGGAGAATATCTAGAGGATGTATCAACCCTGCTTAAGAAGCTAAAGGATCTTGCTTTGAGTGAAAACCCAGAACTTGGCATCTCTGATGGTGAGAAGGGCTTGATTAAACACAGATCCCCTGTTATCCCGGATGATTTTCGTTGTCCAATTTCTcttgaattgatgaaagatcCCGTGATCGTCTCAACTGGACAG ACATATGAAAGATCCTGCATTCAGAAGTGGTTGGACGCGGGGCATAAAACCTGTCCCAAAACACAGCAGACACTGCTGCACACAGCACTAACACCTAACTATGTTTTGAAAAGTCTGATTGCTTTGTGGTGTGAGAGCAATGGTGTTGAGCTTCCTAAAAATCAAGGGACATGCAGAAGCAAAAAACCAGGAAGCAGTGTTTCTGAATGTGATCGAGCTGCTATAGTTGCCTTGTTAGATAAATTAGCATGTGGAAAATTGGAAGAGCAAAGGGCAGCTGCTGGTGAACTCAGGTTGCTGGCAAAAAGGAATGCCGATAATAGAGTGTGTATTGCCGAGGCAGGTGCCATTCCGCTTCTTGTAGAGCTATTATCCTCCACAGATCCTCGGACCCAGGAGCATGCTGTAACAGCATTGCTCAACCTTTCCATAAATGATACTAACAAGGGAACAATTGTAAATGCTGGCGCAATACCTGATATAGTAGATGTGTTGAAAAATGGCAGTATGGAGGCCAGGGAAAACGCAGCTGCAACCCTTTTCAGTTTGTCTGTTTTAGATGAAAACAAAGTGTCAATTGGAGCAGCTGGGGCAATCCCTGCTCTTATTAAATTACTTTGTGAAGGGACGCCAAGAGGAAAGAAGGATGCTGCCACTGCAATTTTTAATCTCTCTATCTATCAGGGAAACAAGGCTCGGGCTGTTAGGGCTGGTATAGTGCCACCACTGATGAGATATCTAAAGGATGCTGGAGGTGGAATGGTGGATGAAGCATTGGCAATTCTGGCGATTCTCGCAAGCCATCAAGAAGGGAAGACAGCAATCGGTCTGGTTGAACCAATTCCAGTTTTGATTGATGTAATAAAAACTGGTTCCCCACGCAACAGGGAGAATGCTTCAGCAATATTATGGTCTCTATGCACTGGTGACTTGGAACAGTTAAAAATTGCCAGGGAGCATGACGCAGAAGAGGCATTGAAGGAACTGTTGGAGAGTGGCACTGATAGAGCAAAGAGAAAAGCTGGAAGTATACTAGAACTCCTCCAACGGTCTGATGTTGTTACACAAATTTCTTGA
- the LOC123192588 gene encoding ras-related protein RABF1-like: protein MGCSASLPDRNSRQLSGLNGFESSGAADAKNLRVKLVLLGDSGVGKSCIVLRFVRGQFDPTSKVTIGASFLSQTIALQDSTTVKFEIWDTAGQERYAALAPLYYRGAAVAVIVYDITSPESSNKAQYWVKELQKHGSPDIVMALVGNKADLHENREVPTQDGIEYAEKNGMFFIETSAKTADNINQLFEEIAKRLPRPSSS, encoded by the exons ATGGGTTGCTCTGCTTCCCTTCCAG ATAGGAATTCCAGGCAGTTGAGTGGACTAAATGGTTTTGAGAGCAGTGGGGCAGCTGATGCGAAAAACCTGCGTGTTAAG CTGGTTTTATTAGGTGATTCAGGTGTTGGTAAAAGTTGCATTGTTCTTCGCTTTGTTCGTGGCCAGTTTGACCCAACATCCAAG GTTACAATTGGAGCTTCTTTCTTGTCTCAGACAATAGCTCTGCAAGATTCTACAAcagttaaatttgaaatatgggACACAGCTGGCCAAGAAAG ATATGCTGCACTGGCACCGCTGTACTACAGAGGTGCTGCAGTTGCAGTTATTGTGTATGATATAACAAGCCCAGAGTCATCCAACAAAGCACAATATTGGGTTAAG GAGCTACAAAAACATGGGAGTCCTGATATAGTCATGGCTTTAGTTGGTAACAAAGCTGATCTTCATGAGAATCGAGAAGTTCCCACACAA GATGGCATTGAGTATGCAGAGAAGAACGGGATGTTCTTTATTGAGACCTCTGCCAAGACTGCAGATAATATAAATCAGTTGTTTGAG GAAATCGCTAAGCGACTTCCCCGTCCATCCAGTTCATAA